A portion of the Candidatus Pristimantibacillus lignocellulolyticus genome contains these proteins:
- a CDS encoding ribonuclease H family protein, with the protein MAKQKYYVVWSGKKPGIYMSWPECQQQVLKVFDAKYKAFDTKDAATKAFKDGWEKHWGQGKAKTSSKTSSSNVVSPSSGEIDYDAISVDVGTSGNPGPVEYKGVDTRNSEIIFSVGPISKGTNNLGEFLAIVHALAYLKKIGSSRNIYSDSVNAIKWVNNKAVSSTLVRDASTQEIWDLVDRAIAWLENNKYDTKVMKWNTKEWGQIKADYGRK; encoded by the coding sequence ATGGCAAAGCAGAAGTATTATGTTGTGTGGAGCGGGAAAAAGCCTGGAATATATATGAGCTGGCCTGAATGTCAGCAGCAAGTGCTTAAAGTGTTCGATGCGAAATATAAAGCATTTGATACAAAAGATGCTGCAACAAAAGCGTTCAAAGATGGTTGGGAGAAACATTGGGGACAAGGAAAAGCGAAAACAAGTTCCAAAACTAGTTCGTCAAACGTCGTTAGCCCCAGTAGTGGGGAAATCGATTATGATGCGATCTCTGTAGATGTTGGTACAAGCGGAAATCCTGGTCCTGTTGAATATAAAGGAGTAGACACGCGAAATAGTGAGATTATTTTTTCCGTCGGTCCGATATCGAAAGGTACCAACAATCTTGGTGAGTTCCTTGCCATTGTCCATGCGCTTGCTTATCTTAAAAAAATCGGTAGTTCACGAAATATATATAGCGACTCAGTAAATGCGATCAAATGGGTGAACAACAAAGCTGTTTCTTCAACTTTAGTAAGAGATGCATCTACGCAAGAAATATGGGACTTAGTTGATCGTGCGATCGCTTGGTTAGAGAACAATAAGTACGATACCAAAGTAATGAAATGGAATACGAAGGAATGGGGACAGATTAAAGCTGATTATGGTAGAAAGTAA
- a CDS encoding FAD-binding oxidoreductase — MKKVIVIGSGIVGASTAYQLTKLGAEVIIIDRQDRGQATDAAAGIICPWLSQRRNQAWYRLAKAGARFYPELIAELESDGETETGYAQVGALVIHNDLEKLKKIEERAHLRKEDAPEIGTITPLNDKETKEKFPLLGDGYHSLHISGAARVDGRALRDALIRSAERNGALLINGDATLLYVADRVIGASVGENSFLSDQVIVCAGAWANPLLQPLGINFKVSFQKAQIMHLQAEHSQDTGIWPVVIPPTDQYLLSFEEQKIVIGATHENDIEGYDTRVTPIGMQEILNKGLELAPELAESTFDEIRVGFRPFTPGFLPVIGAIPGWDGVMAANGLGSSGLTMGPYIGNQLAKLALDLPLDIDINDYNIQNAMEIS, encoded by the coding sequence ATGAAGAAAGTTATCGTAATTGGATCAGGAATTGTAGGCGCATCTACAGCGTATCAATTAACTAAACTGGGTGCAGAAGTCATTATAATAGATCGCCAAGATAGAGGTCAGGCGACAGATGCCGCTGCTGGTATTATTTGTCCATGGCTTTCCCAAAGACGTAATCAAGCTTGGTATCGGCTTGCCAAAGCAGGTGCTCGTTTCTATCCGGAATTGATAGCTGAGCTTGAAAGCGATGGGGAAACAGAAACAGGCTATGCACAAGTTGGAGCTTTAGTTATTCATAACGATTTGGAAAAACTTAAAAAGATAGAAGAGAGAGCACATTTACGTAAAGAGGATGCACCAGAAATCGGTACAATAACTCCTCTTAACGATAAAGAAACTAAAGAGAAATTTCCATTATTAGGAGACGGCTATCATTCCTTACATATTAGCGGTGCTGCTCGAGTAGATGGTCGAGCACTACGAGATGCACTAATCAGATCAGCAGAGAGAAATGGTGCCTTACTTATAAACGGGGATGCAACACTCCTATATGTAGCTGACCGAGTCATAGGTGCATCTGTAGGTGAAAATAGCTTCTTGTCTGATCAAGTTATCGTTTGCGCAGGGGCATGGGCCAACCCTTTGTTACAGCCCTTAGGCATCAATTTTAAAGTAAGTTTTCAAAAAGCTCAGATCATGCATTTACAGGCTGAACATAGTCAAGACACTGGCATTTGGCCAGTAGTTATACCACCAACTGATCAATACCTGCTGTCTTTTGAAGAGCAGAAAATTGTTATAGGAGCTACTCATGAAAATGATATCGAAGGATACGATACTAGAGTAACCCCAATCGGAATGCAAGAAATACTAAACAAAGGGCTTGAACTTGCACCTGAATTAGCAGAAAGCACATTTGATGAGATAAGAGTAGGGTTTCGCCCATTCACCCCAGGATTTCTACCTGTCATTGGTGCAATTCCTGGCTGGGACGGTGTTATGGCGGCTAATGGATTAGGTTCCTCTGGACTAACCATGGGACCATATATAGGTAATCAATTAGCAAAGCTGGCACTTGATTTGCCTTTAGATATAGATATCAACGATTATAATATCCAAAACGCAATGGAAATTAGCTGA
- a CDS encoding RrF2 family transcriptional regulator, with protein sequence MKFTKATNYALHTMFMLVEASPVKPVGVQQLAETQGVSPTYLSKILTRLVKAGLIESISGANGGYRLSRKKDEITFLDIIQAIEGSTSLFECNFVHGENCSIQAVMKEAEMKMELHLKNTKLIDLNPMKIKALD encoded by the coding sequence ATGAAATTTACTAAAGCAACAAATTATGCACTACACACAATGTTTATGCTCGTTGAAGCTTCTCCAGTCAAGCCTGTAGGCGTACAACAACTAGCAGAAACTCAAGGTGTATCACCAACATATTTGTCTAAAATATTAACAAGGCTTGTCAAAGCGGGGTTAATCGAATCGATATCCGGAGCTAATGGAGGATATCGTTTATCACGTAAAAAAGACGAAATTACGTTTTTGGATATTATTCAAGCCATAGAAGGTTCAACATCTTTATTTGAATGCAACTTTGTTCATGGTGAGAACTGCTCGATTCAAGCTGTCATGAAGGAAGCAGAGATGAAAATGGAGCTGCATCTCAAAAACACAAAATTAATTGATTTGAACCCAATGAAAATAAAAGCACTTGATTAA
- a CDS encoding biotin transporter BioY — MKTKEMVLAALFTALIAVLGMIPPIPLGFIPVPITLQTLGVMLGASFLGKKTGTISMILFIVLVALGLPLLSGGRGGLSVLVGPTAGYLLSWPVAAFCIGFLTEKVWSTLKTWKLIIINVVFGVLLISMIGAPVMALITNTSIWAGLIGATAFLPGDIIKAIIAAIIVVQLKALSPIEDKMNN; from the coding sequence TTGAAAACAAAAGAAATGGTTTTAGCAGCATTATTCACTGCATTAATTGCAGTATTAGGGATGATTCCACCCATTCCACTAGGATTTATTCCAGTACCAATCACCTTACAAACGCTTGGTGTTATGTTAGGAGCAAGCTTTCTTGGTAAGAAGACAGGTACAATTAGTATGATTTTATTTATAGTATTAGTAGCTTTAGGTTTACCTTTATTATCTGGAGGTCGTGGAGGCCTGTCGGTATTAGTAGGGCCGACTGCTGGTTACCTTCTAAGCTGGCCAGTTGCTGCATTTTGCATTGGCTTTTTGACAGAAAAAGTATGGTCAACATTAAAAACATGGAAACTTATCATCATTAATGTTGTATTTGGTGTTTTACTGATTAGTATGATTGGAGCACCAGTTATGGCACTTATTACGAATACATCAATTTGGGCTGGACTAATAGGAGCTACTGCATTTTTACCAGGGGATATTATTAAAGCAATTATTGCGGCTATTATTGTTGTTCAATTAAAAGCTTTAAGCCCGATCGAAGATAAAATGAATAACTAG
- a CDS encoding SDR family NAD(P)-dependent oxidoreductase: MKKYIIFGASQGLGDAFVKGLPSAGDHVWIVSRRRPDSLDLQDGVQRNWIPADLAEQNVAKKIAASLQQEMLDVLIYNVGIWEKSGFEDDYNFDHDDPVDIANIIHVNMTSTITCIQALLPNLRKSEAGKIILIGSSAGLDHTNNSQVSFVASKFGLRGITNALREHIRQDGITVTCINPGELAADIPYEDGPDKAINEYNGTRIPVQDMIAIVKCVISLSKAACVKEINVPAITDTNA, from the coding sequence ATGAAAAAATATATTATTTTTGGAGCTAGTCAAGGATTAGGAGATGCTTTTGTTAAAGGACTACCATCTGCTGGTGATCATGTTTGGATCGTATCTAGAAGAAGACCTGATAGCTTGGATTTGCAAGATGGTGTTCAGCGCAATTGGATACCGGCAGATCTAGCTGAACAGAATGTTGCTAAGAAAATAGCAGCTTCTCTTCAACAAGAGATGTTAGATGTACTCATATATAATGTAGGGATATGGGAAAAGTCTGGGTTCGAAGATGATTATAATTTTGACCACGATGATCCTGTAGATATTGCAAACATCATTCACGTCAATATGACGTCAACGATAACATGTATTCAAGCATTGTTGCCTAATTTACGAAAATCGGAAGCAGGTAAGATTATTCTCATCGGCTCATCTGCTGGATTGGATCACACCAATAATTCTCAAGTTTCTTTTGTCGCTTCCAAATTCGGTCTACGTGGAATAACAAATGCTTTACGGGAACATATAAGGCAAGATGGCATTACAGTCACTTGTATCAACCCAGGTGAGCTAGCAGCCGATATTCCATATGAGGATGGGCCTGATAAAGCGATTAATGAATACAATGGAACCCGCATTCCAGTTCAAGATATGATAGCAATTGTAAAGTGTGTAATTAGTCTCTCGAAAGCAGCTTGTGTTAAAGAAATTAATGTTCCTGCAATAACCGATACTAATGCATAA
- a CDS encoding DUF2797 domain-containing protein produces MQYVGMLRGFTHQYEKPVQYSLKLDKTELPCNEWIGQQLEIKFLDEIRCIHCNRKIKKTYNSGYCYPCFIDLAENDLCIVKPHECHFSQGTCRNEQFAHTYCMVPHYVYLSISSGVKVGLTRKGNQSKRWVDQGAIQAIPIAELPTRQMAGELEFELTQHVRDKTDWRKMLKDQADLVELLETRDELFPLVTQRFQPFLIHDAIISEFQHPKINSPDKIKTYDLSKTPIIKDRLIGIKGNYFIFDHAVINMRKFSGYKVSITIEEHINE; encoded by the coding sequence ATGCAATATGTTGGAATGTTAAGAGGCTTTACACATCAGTATGAAAAGCCTGTACAATATAGCTTAAAATTGGACAAGACTGAACTACCGTGTAATGAATGGATAGGTCAACAACTTGAAATTAAGTTTCTCGATGAAATACGTTGTATACACTGTAATCGTAAAATTAAAAAAACATATAATTCTGGCTATTGTTATCCTTGCTTTATCGATCTAGCGGAAAATGATTTGTGCATTGTGAAACCTCATGAATGTCATTTTTCTCAAGGCACTTGCCGTAACGAACAATTTGCACATACCTACTGCATGGTACCACATTATGTGTATTTATCAATCAGTAGTGGCGTGAAAGTTGGGCTAACCAGAAAAGGCAATCAGTCAAAGCGATGGGTTGACCAAGGAGCTATTCAAGCTATACCGATTGCCGAATTGCCTACGAGACAAATGGCCGGTGAACTTGAATTTGAATTGACTCAGCATGTGCGTGACAAGACAGATTGGCGTAAAATGCTAAAGGATCAAGCCGATCTCGTAGAACTTTTAGAAACTAGAGATGAACTTTTCCCACTAGTTACACAAAGATTTCAGCCATTTCTAATCCATGATGCAATCATATCTGAATTCCAACATCCTAAGATAAACTCTCCTGATAAGATTAAAACATACGATTTAAGTAAAACTCCGATCATTAAAGATCGTCTTATTGGCATAAAGGGTAATTACTTTATTTTTGATCATGCCGTTATCAATATGAGAAAGTTTTCAGGATATAAAGTTAGCATTACAATAGAAGAACATATTAATGAGTAG
- a CDS encoding GNAT family N-acetyltransferase: MTTIQIINSSVNNDIYATQADPDDVKVINELVIQTVSWFSSIGSTQWNNLPNEQDDQYLLTAIANGEMIIFRKEGETALAGMVILQQYASQWDRKLWGEAATSENNAVYLHRLIVNRGYAGQGLGFDILSWIDNGIQFSGRDKIRLDCIAHNEKLNNFYKQCGYTYIAENDGFIIYEKMLPNVNII, translated from the coding sequence ATGACTACTATTCAAATAATAAATTCGTCTGTTAACAACGACATATATGCTACTCAGGCTGATCCTGACGATGTGAAAGTAATTAATGAATTAGTTATTCAAACAGTCAGTTGGTTCAGTAGTATAGGTTCAACACAGTGGAATAACTTGCCAAATGAACAAGATGACCAATATCTTTTAACCGCAATAGCTAATGGCGAAATGATTATCTTTCGTAAAGAAGGAGAAACTGCTCTAGCTGGGATGGTCATCTTGCAGCAATATGCTAGCCAGTGGGATCGAAAGCTTTGGGGAGAAGCGGCAACAAGCGAGAACAATGCCGTGTACTTGCATCGCTTAATTGTCAATCGCGGGTATGCTGGACAAGGATTGGGGTTCGACATCTTGTCGTGGATTGATAATGGAATTCAATTTTCTGGAAGAGATAAAATAAGGCTAGATTGTATCGCTCATAATGAAAAGCTTAATAATTTTTACAAGCAATGTGGCTATACCTACATAGCAGAAAATGATGGTTTTATTATTTACGAAAAAATGCTTCCTAATGTTAACATAATCTAG
- a CDS encoding AMP-binding protein produces the protein MNLVEPLLQYAAEQPNKIALSDGLIYQTYSELVQKIKKIAQGLRQEGLTHDNVAILSSNRMEFVEVFLGAIYAGCVPIPMDPKWSIKEINIILQQCKPRMIFTETVFANKLVLQGSSIQLLTFSAEDIGSYEQWLHTLTSEVEMDESNELLFIGFTSGTTGLPKGYMRTHSSWINSFKATSETFQFTNLEHMLAPGPFVHSLSLFALMQSLYSGSTFHIVKEFKAECILQLCKEIPNIILFVVPTMVESLMQQGLQDEIHIQALVSSGGKWTIASKQRCSELFSGAKLFEFYGSSEASYISYIDIHTDNKSNSVGKPFSGVQISIRDEHFDEVSPGTIGQLYIRSNMIFSGYYQLPEATTATFRDDWLIIGDYMYMDEDGYLYMAGRSQNKIVSGGLNIYPEEIESVLLQIPEIQEVMVLGDDDEYWGEQLIALVKWNGNERLSLDKIKSFCRQHLASYKAPKEIVTIDQFIYTSSGKIARQAMKEFTKRMKNQKKE, from the coding sequence ATGAATTTGGTAGAACCTTTACTACAGTATGCAGCCGAGCAACCAAATAAAATCGCATTATCCGATGGTCTCATATATCAAACTTATTCTGAGTTGGTACAGAAAATCAAGAAAATAGCTCAAGGATTAAGACAAGAAGGACTTACTCACGACAATGTTGCCATTCTTTCTTCGAATCGTATGGAATTTGTAGAGGTTTTTCTAGGTGCCATTTATGCAGGTTGTGTCCCTATCCCAATGGATCCCAAATGGAGCATAAAAGAAATAAACATCATCTTGCAACAATGTAAACCGAGAATGATATTTACAGAGACTGTATTTGCAAACAAGTTAGTCTTACAGGGAAGTAGCATACAACTTCTCACATTTTCAGCTGAGGACATAGGTTCCTATGAGCAATGGTTACATACGCTAACGTCAGAAGTAGAAATGGATGAATCCAATGAATTATTATTCATTGGATTTACTTCAGGCACAACAGGTTTGCCAAAAGGGTATATGCGTACGCACTCGTCATGGATCAATAGCTTTAAGGCGACGAGTGAAACTTTTCAATTTACCAACTTGGAGCATATGTTAGCACCAGGTCCATTTGTTCATTCCTTGTCTCTATTCGCTTTAATGCAAAGTCTATACAGCGGTTCAACTTTTCATATCGTAAAAGAATTTAAAGCGGAATGTATTTTACAGTTGTGTAAAGAGATTCCCAATATAATTTTGTTTGTTGTTCCGACAATGGTTGAATCCTTGATGCAACAGGGTTTACAAGATGAGATTCATATTCAAGCGTTAGTAAGCTCAGGTGGTAAATGGACCATTGCATCAAAACAAAGATGTAGTGAATTGTTCAGTGGGGCAAAGCTATTCGAATTTTATGGTTCTTCTGAAGCCAGCTACATCAGCTATATAGATATTCATACTGATAATAAATCTAATTCTGTAGGCAAGCCATTTTCAGGGGTACAAATATCTATTCGTGACGAACATTTTGATGAGGTATCTCCTGGGACCATCGGACAACTATACATCCGTAGTAACATGATCTTTTCTGGCTATTATCAATTACCCGAAGCGACAACAGCTACATTTCGAGATGATTGGCTCATCATTGGAGATTACATGTATATGGATGAAGATGGGTACTTATATATGGCTGGTCGATCGCAAAACAAGATCGTTTCTGGTGGACTGAATATATATCCAGAGGAAATAGAGTCAGTCCTTCTACAAATCCCAGAAATTCAAGAAGTAATGGTACTTGGCGATGACGATGAATACTGGGGCGAACAGTTGATAGCACTTGTAAAGTGGAATGGAAATGAGCGTTTATCTCTGGATAAAATCAAAAGTTTTTGTCGGCAGCATTTAGCAAGCTATAAAGCGCCCAAAGAAATTGTAACTATAGATCAGTTCATTTATACGAGTAGTGGTAAAATTGCCCGTCAAGCAATGAAAGAATTTACGAAGAGAATGAAAAACCAGAAGAAAGAGTGA
- a CDS encoding GNAT family N-acetyltransferase, with amino-acid sequence MSRSKLRDRLRLGTVEPKHGEQFNDLLRYVFQVTNRDLQTFGWENREITKSKLAVLKHAEVLGWFDREKLISQLAIYPFQVNIFGHIYEMGGLTGVGTYPEYANLGLMNKLMLHALTNMRENKQSISFLYPYSIPYYRRKGWEIITDKISFEVPDTQLPKTRFVPGSVERVTIEHPDIKAIYEQFAVSHHGAMLRNELAWEEYLRWDLDDMTVAIYYDENDSPMGYLLYWVAEEIFYIKEMVYIIEEARTGLWNFISAHFSMIKLVKGDIYKNEPLAFILDDGDIKETLAPYYMARIVDVKLFIEQYPFRCLDQEFELIFELNDPMLEWNEGIFTLRVDTEGKGTIQEGGASPSVTVDVSTLTTMLMGYKRPTYLARIGRLQADKASIELLEQWIRQEHPYFSDYF; translated from the coding sequence ATGAGTCGTAGTAAGTTACGGGACAGACTTAGATTAGGTACTGTAGAACCTAAGCATGGAGAGCAATTTAATGATTTGCTACGCTATGTATTTCAAGTAACCAATCGTGATTTACAAACCTTTGGTTGGGAAAATAGAGAAATTACTAAATCTAAGTTGGCTGTTCTCAAACACGCGGAAGTTTTAGGTTGGTTTGATAGAGAGAAATTAATATCTCAGTTAGCGATATACCCATTTCAAGTTAATATTTTCGGGCATATTTATGAGATGGGTGGATTAACTGGTGTTGGTACATATCCTGAATATGCAAACTTAGGTTTAATGAATAAGCTGATGCTACATGCGTTAACTAACATGCGAGAGAATAAGCAATCGATCTCTTTTCTATACCCATACTCGATTCCATACTATCGAAGAAAAGGCTGGGAGATCATTACGGATAAAATCTCATTTGAAGTCCCTGATACACAGTTACCTAAGACGAGGTTTGTTCCAGGTAGTGTTGAACGAGTAACCATTGAACATCCCGATATTAAAGCAATATATGAACAGTTTGCAGTCTCTCATCATGGAGCGATGCTCAGAAACGAGTTAGCTTGGGAGGAGTATCTACGTTGGGATCTAGATGATATGACAGTAGCAATCTATTATGATGAAAACGACTCACCTATGGGGTATTTGTTATATTGGGTTGCAGAAGAAATATTTTATATTAAAGAGATGGTTTACATTATCGAAGAAGCTCGGACTGGTTTGTGGAATTTTATCAGTGCTCATTTTTCAATGATTAAATTAGTTAAAGGCGACATCTACAAAAATGAACCTTTGGCCTTTATTTTAGATGATGGAGATATTAAAGAAACTCTCGCTCCATACTATATGGCTCGGATTGTAGACGTCAAATTATTCATTGAACAATATCCTTTTCGGTGCCTAGATCAAGAATTCGAGCTAATTTTCGAACTAAACGATCCTATGTTGGAATGGAACGAAGGTATATTCACTTTACGTGTGGATACTGAAGGGAAAGGTACCATTCAAGAAGGAGGCGCTAGCCCCTCCGTGACTGTGGATGTTTCAACATTAACTACGATGTTGATGGGTTACAAACGTCCGACTTACTTAGCTAGAATTGGGCGTCTTCAAGCAGATAAAGCTTCAATTGAATTACTAGAACAATGGATTAGACAAGAGCACCCATACTTCTCAGATTACTTCTGA
- a CDS encoding thiolase family protein encodes MTEAVIVMAKRTPIGKIGGILSTVEPEALLSPLIRHLVEENNISPDIIDDVIVGNVVGPGGNIARVAALEAGLPVTIPGVTVDRQCGSGLEAINIAARFIQSGAGEVYLAGGVESTSRAPWKMAKPSSLMGVPQIYTRAPFTPSSYGDPDMGIAAENVAQYYEITREQQDLYALKSHQKAIHYEQSGRFQQEIVPLHVQGNWLTVDECPRANTSLQKLQQLKPIFLEHGTVTAGNACPLNDGAALVLIMSLEKCRELGLKPILRVVDGQAAGIDPNFLGMGPVPAVQKVLSRQNLTVDDLDIVEFNEAFASQVIASLQELRIPQHKVNLGGGALAIGHPYGASGAILITRLCSEMLNKPYNRGLATLGIGGGIGLATIVEVVN; translated from the coding sequence ATGACAGAAGCTGTAATTGTAATGGCAAAGCGTACGCCTATTGGTAAAATTGGTGGGATACTAAGCACTGTTGAGCCAGAGGCACTGTTGTCACCACTTATTCGCCATTTAGTAGAAGAAAATAATATCTCACCTGACATCATCGATGATGTCATTGTTGGTAATGTCGTTGGTCCAGGTGGAAATATAGCACGAGTTGCTGCACTAGAAGCAGGACTACCAGTCACAATACCAGGTGTAACCGTTGATCGGCAGTGTGGTTCTGGGTTGGAGGCAATCAATATAGCGGCACGCTTCATTCAGAGTGGAGCAGGCGAAGTATATTTGGCAGGTGGAGTTGAAAGCACTAGCCGAGCGCCATGGAAAATGGCCAAGCCATCCTCGCTTATGGGAGTACCTCAGATATACACACGAGCACCTTTCACCCCTAGCTCCTATGGTGACCCTGATATGGGCATCGCTGCAGAGAATGTCGCCCAATATTACGAGATTACTAGAGAACAACAAGATCTATATGCCTTGAAAAGTCATCAGAAAGCGATTCACTATGAGCAATCTGGTCGATTTCAGCAAGAGATCGTTCCTCTACATGTACAAGGTAATTGGTTAACTGTCGATGAATGTCCAAGAGCTAATACAAGTCTGCAGAAGTTACAACAGCTGAAACCAATCTTTCTTGAACATGGTACTGTAACCGCCGGCAACGCTTGTCCACTTAATGATGGGGCTGCACTAGTTCTCATCATGTCACTTGAAAAATGTCGAGAGCTCGGACTTAAGCCGATATTGCGTGTAGTGGATGGTCAAGCTGCTGGGATCGATCCTAATTTTTTGGGTATGGGACCTGTTCCCGCTGTGCAAAAAGTGCTAAGCCGTCAGAATTTGACGGTAGACGATTTGGATATTGTAGAGTTCAATGAGGCATTCGCTTCGCAAGTAATCGCCTCTTTGCAGGAACTTCGAATCCCACAGCATAAAGTCAACCTTGGAGGTGGCGCTTTAGCGATAGGTCATCCATACGGTGCATCGGGTGCTATTTTGATAACACGACTATGTTCAGAAATGCTTAATAAACCTTACAATAGGGGACTTGCGACTCTCGGTATTGGTGGTGGGATCGGCCTAGCAACAATTGTGGAGGTAGTCAATTGA
- a CDS encoding Lsa family ABC-F type ribosomal protection protein, translated as MSLINVTNLTFAYDGSYDNIFENVSFQLDTDWKLGFTGRNGRGKTTFMALLQGKYEYSGNISAHVGFEYFPFHVPNKENNTIDVIDEIFPDYIHWKLMRELNLLQVSEDVLYRPFASLSNGEQTKVLLATLFIKENSFLLIDEPTNHLDMHARKLVSNYLNTKRGYILVSHDRAFLDNCVDHILSINKTNIEIQKGNFSSWWENKSRQDNFEIAENEKLKSDIKRLSHSAKRTGDWSHEVEKTKNGTRNSGSKLDKGYVGHKAAKMMKRSKAIEQRQKSAVEEKSKLLKNIEASERLELSHLTYHKHQLAELDHVSIYYDDKKVCSDVSFTIEQGERIALSGMNGSGKSSIIKLICGEDMSYTGSFNKDSQLKISYVSQDTSHLQGNLSEYAALNGIDESIFKAMLRKLDFSRVQFEKDISTFSGGQKKKVLIAKSISERAHLLVWDEPLNFIDVISRMQIEELLLEYAPTILFVEHDSEFCNNVATKIVNL; from the coding sequence ATGTCATTAATTAATGTTACAAACCTGACGTTTGCCTATGATGGCAGCTACGATAATATATTTGAAAATGTAAGTTTTCAACTTGATACGGATTGGAAATTAGGTTTTACCGGAAGAAACGGTAGAGGGAAAACAACGTTTATGGCGTTGTTGCAAGGGAAATATGAGTATAGTGGAAATATTTCTGCTCATGTTGGTTTTGAGTACTTTCCCTTCCACGTTCCTAACAAGGAGAATAATACGATCGATGTCATCGATGAGATTTTTCCCGACTATATTCATTGGAAATTAATGCGTGAACTGAATTTGCTACAAGTATCTGAAGATGTTCTGTATCGTCCTTTTGCCTCATTATCTAATGGTGAGCAGACGAAGGTATTATTAGCTACATTGTTCATTAAAGAAAATAGTTTTCTATTAATTGATGAACCAACTAATCATCTTGATATGCATGCAAGAAAGCTAGTTAGTAATTACCTCAATACGAAACGCGGCTATATATTAGTATCCCATGACCGAGCATTTCTCGATAACTGCGTAGACCATATTCTTTCCATCAATAAGACTAACATCGAAATACAAAAAGGTAACTTTTCGAGTTGGTGGGAAAATAAATCAAGACAAGATAACTTTGAAATTGCTGAGAATGAGAAGCTTAAAAGCGATATTAAGCGCTTATCCCATTCTGCCAAACGAACGGGCGATTGGTCCCATGAAGTGGAAAAAACGAAAAATGGTACACGAAATTCAGGATCAAAGCTAGACAAAGGATACGTTGGTCACAAGGCTGCAAAAATGATGAAGCGTTCTAAAGCAATTGAACAACGACAGAAATCTGCCGTTGAAGAGAAATCCAAGTTACTCAAAAACATCGAAGCTTCTGAACGTCTTGAACTCTCACATCTTACTTATCATAAACATCAACTTGCTGAACTTGATCATGTATCAATTTATTATGATGATAAGAAGGTATGCTCTGATGTCAGTTTTACGATAGAACAAGGAGAGCGAATAGCACTCTCAGGTATGAATGGCTCAGGGAAATCAAGTATTATCAAATTAATTTGCGGTGAGGATATGAGCTATACTGGGAGTTTCAATAAAGATAGTCAGTTAAAAATATCTTATGTATCTCAAGACACCTCTCATCTGCAAGGTAATTTATCTGAATATGCTGCACTCAATGGGATTGATGAGAGCATCTTCAAAGCGATGTTACGTAAGCTAGATTTTTCGAGAGTTCAATTTGAAAAGGATATTTCGACATTTAGTGGAGGACAGAAAAAGAAAGTACTCATTGCAAAAAGTATTAGCGAGAGAGCTCATCTACTTGTATGGGATGAACCACTTAATTTCATTGATGTTATTTCACGTATGCAAATTGAAGAGTTACTGCTAGAATATGCACCAACAATTCTTTTTGTAGAGCATGATAGTGAATTTTGTAATAATGTCGCTACAAAGATTGTTAATCTTTAG